Proteins co-encoded in one Sporosarcina sp. FSL K6-1522 genomic window:
- a CDS encoding multicopper oxidase domain-containing protein produces MTFRLKFVTLVLGTLIIGGCGVDKAQFHEEEVDHAAMDHDMMENEHMSHDEVQALNNSTGENALIIPMMLKANQEENVTYTVRAQQGSTEIFDGIQTNTYGYNGSMLGPMLRLEKGETVKIKTINELEEDTTFHWHGLEVAGEADGGPHSVLAPGEEKILEFEVTQEAATLWFHPHPIGKTAEQVYYGLAGLIYIEDDNSKNLGLPSDYGKNDFPLIFQDRTFDDKKQLNYQAVMNSDGTIGDTLLINGTVNPKLAVKQEKVRLRLLNGSNARNYTFKLNSGDSFVQVATDGGFLNKPVMLNEVTLTPSERAEIIVDFSQINAKDLALTNEEGAILLPFEVLDGEGTTDEAQEKMNDFAVTAEEKALPVTKKIELFGMMEHVTINGKKFDPNRIDFTQQQGMTEVWEIYNKPDMMGGMIHPFHIHGTQFKILSRNGQEPPENEQGWKDSFAIAPDETVKIAVQFKHKGVYMFHCHILEHEENGMMGQVQVE; encoded by the coding sequence ATGACATTCAGACTAAAGTTTGTGACATTGGTGCTCGGTACATTGATCATTGGTGGTTGCGGCGTAGACAAAGCGCAATTCCATGAAGAAGAGGTCGATCATGCAGCGATGGATCACGACATGATGGAAAATGAACATATGAGCCATGACGAAGTTCAGGCTTTGAACAATTCAACAGGAGAAAATGCATTAATCATACCGATGATGTTGAAAGCGAATCAAGAGGAAAACGTCACATATACAGTCCGAGCACAGCAAGGGTCGACGGAAATATTTGACGGCATACAAACAAATACGTATGGCTATAACGGGTCGATGTTAGGTCCGATGCTTCGCTTGGAAAAAGGCGAAACCGTAAAAATTAAAACGATCAATGAGTTGGAAGAGGATACGACCTTTCATTGGCATGGGTTAGAAGTAGCGGGGGAAGCAGATGGTGGCCCACATAGTGTCCTAGCGCCTGGAGAAGAAAAAATCCTTGAATTTGAAGTGACACAGGAAGCAGCGACACTTTGGTTCCACCCACATCCAATCGGTAAAACGGCTGAACAAGTATACTACGGATTGGCGGGTTTGATTTACATTGAGGATGATAACTCGAAAAATCTTGGATTGCCGAGTGACTATGGCAAGAACGATTTTCCGTTGATTTTTCAAGACCGAACATTTGACGATAAGAAGCAACTGAATTATCAGGCTGTGATGAATTCAGATGGCACAATCGGAGATACGTTATTGATCAACGGGACGGTGAATCCGAAATTGGCTGTCAAGCAAGAGAAAGTGCGTCTGCGCTTGTTAAATGGCTCCAACGCGCGGAATTACACCTTTAAATTGAATAGTGGAGACTCGTTTGTTCAAGTTGCAACAGATGGCGGATTTTTGAATAAGCCGGTGATGTTGAATGAAGTGACGTTAACCCCTTCCGAACGTGCGGAAATCATCGTTGATTTTTCACAAATCAATGCAAAGGATTTGGCGCTTACTAATGAAGAAGGGGCCATTCTTTTACCGTTTGAAGTGCTAGACGGAGAGGGTACGACTGATGAAGCGCAAGAAAAGATGAATGATTTTGCAGTGACAGCAGAAGAAAAAGCGTTGCCTGTTACAAAGAAAATCGAGTTATTTGGCATGATGGAGCATGTCACGATAAACGGTAAGAAATTTGACCCGAATCGCATTGATTTCACGCAGCAACAAGGCATGACAGAAGTATGGGAGATTTACAATAAACCGGATATGATGGGCGGCATGATTCATCCATTCCATATCCATGGGACGCAATTTAAAATCCTGTCTAGAAATGGACAAGAACCACCGGAAAATGAGCAAGGTTGGAAAGATAGTTTCGCAATAGCACCGGACGAGACTGTAAAAATAGCCGTGCAGTTTAAACATAAAGGTGTCTACATGTTCCATTGCCATATTCTTGAACATGAAGAAAATGGGATGATGGGACAAGTGCAGGTAGAATAA